In a single window of the uncultured Dysgonomonas sp. genome:
- a CDS encoding polysaccharide pyruvyl transferase family protein — MKKITNILNRLLKGIPAVKEQSRINNDIEELSLPEILPHKEICKEKKVVHFSAFNYGNAGDVILPINVKDSIEYGLDYEYDWRSIHAHKYVDDKIVELANSSNGIIIGGGGLFLKDTNPNNNSGWQWNCSVDQLKKINVPIALFAVGYNRFRNQADFEPVFKEHLNILAEKSTFLGLRNYGSIEMIKNYLHPENFEKLRYQPCPTTIISMLYPDNVNIVKRNSEEKFIALNCAFDRTQLRFGEKIGNILTSIAKVVKVLSKDYKIKYYSHMPSDNYFIPFLDSFGIKYELMHIKTPIEIIEEYSKPSLVIGMRGHSQMIPFGCKTPILSIISHEKMGWFLKDINRSEWGSEVTNPDFENDLLEKAIYLLNNKNIVIEDITNIQETFFNITMDNVSEIRKIYDL; from the coding sequence ATGAAAAAGATTACAAATATATTGAATAGGTTATTAAAAGGAATTCCAGCAGTTAAGGAACAAAGTCGGATTAATAATGATATAGAAGAGTTATCACTACCTGAGATATTACCTCATAAAGAGATATGTAAAGAAAAAAAAGTAGTTCACTTCTCCGCTTTCAACTATGGTAATGCAGGAGACGTCATATTACCGATAAATGTTAAAGACAGTATTGAATATGGATTGGATTACGAATATGATTGGAGAAGTATTCATGCTCACAAATATGTAGATGACAAAATTGTTGAATTAGCTAATAGCAGTAATGGAATTATCATAGGAGGAGGTGGTCTTTTTCTTAAGGATACCAATCCAAACAATAATAGCGGATGGCAATGGAATTGTTCTGTGGATCAATTAAAAAAAATTAATGTTCCTATAGCCTTATTTGCAGTGGGATATAATAGATTCCGTAATCAGGCTGATTTTGAACCCGTTTTCAAAGAGCATTTAAATATATTAGCAGAAAAAAGCACATTCTTAGGGCTAAGAAATTATGGTTCAATAGAGATGATAAAAAATTATTTGCATCCGGAAAATTTTGAGAAGTTACGATACCAGCCATGCCCTACTACAATCATTTCAATGTTATACCCTGATAATGTAAACATAGTTAAAAGAAATAGTGAAGAAAAGTTTATTGCATTAAATTGTGCTTTTGATAGAACTCAACTTCGATTTGGTGAAAAGATAGGGAACATATTGACTTCTATAGCAAAGGTTGTAAAAGTATTGAGTAAGGACTACAAGATAAAATATTATTCACATATGCCAAGTGATAATTATTTTATTCCCTTTTTAGACTCATTCGGTATAAAATATGAGTTAATGCATATAAAAACACCCATTGAAATAATAGAAGAGTATAGTAAGCCGTCATTAGTCATTGGGATGAGAGGGCATTCACAAATGATTCCTTTTGGCTGTAAAACTCCTATTTTATCCATTATTTCCCATGAGAAAATGGGTTGGTTTCTCAAAGATATCAATCGCTCTGAGTGGGGCAGTGAAGTAACTAATCCTGATTTCGAAAATGATTTACTAGAAAAAGCAATATATTTACTTAACAATAAGAATATAGTTATTGAAGACATTACAAATATCCAAGAAACATTTTTTAATATAACAATGGATAATGTCTCTGAAATTAGAAAAATATATGACTTATGA
- a CDS encoding ABC transporter ATP-binding protein, giving the protein MSNIAIKFENVSKQYRLGVVGTGTISHDLNRWWHLVRGKEDPYLKVGEVNDRSSKAISQYVWALKDINFEVEQGDVVGIIGRNGAGKSTLLKLLSRVTTPSTGIIKAKGRIASLLEVGTGFHPELTGRENIYMNGTIMGMTKHEITRKLDEIIDFAGVEKYIDTPAKRYSSGMTVRLGFAIAAHLEPEILVVDEVLAVGDAEFQRKAINKMKEVSTGEGKTVLFVSHNMASIRRLCHTGVLLENGTIREIGGIEKITDLYIRSNGGDGQKSVHIEADPRKEISITDVSILAENKTEEDIYDINDKFKIKIKYTVHRDIKGTNMSFSLSKDATLLFRSWDIDTDKQLYEMRKAGDYEADISLPDLLNVGSYSLTVACGIIGVGPIQIMEDIIVFDVENIIQDGHTLSYSRGGMIKITPPWATKKIS; this is encoded by the coding sequence ATGTCGAATATAGCAATAAAGTTTGAAAACGTATCAAAACAATATCGTCTTGGGGTGGTCGGTACGGGAACTATCAGCCATGACCTTAACCGGTGGTGGCATCTTGTAAGAGGGAAAGAAGACCCATACCTGAAAGTGGGAGAGGTGAACGACAGAAGCTCTAAAGCTATAAGCCAATATGTATGGGCGTTGAAAGATATCAATTTTGAAGTCGAACAAGGGGATGTAGTTGGGATTATAGGACGAAATGGAGCGGGAAAATCCACCCTTTTGAAACTATTATCGCGTGTAACTACTCCTTCGACAGGAATAATAAAAGCAAAAGGACGGATTGCATCCTTATTAGAGGTAGGTACAGGGTTTCACCCTGAACTGACCGGACGAGAAAACATCTACATGAATGGTACCATCATGGGTATGACCAAACATGAAATAACACGAAAACTGGATGAAATAATAGACTTTGCTGGCGTGGAAAAATATATAGACACTCCTGCTAAAAGATATTCTTCAGGTATGACTGTACGTTTGGGATTTGCTATCGCCGCACATCTTGAACCGGAAATACTGGTAGTTGATGAGGTTTTGGCTGTTGGGGATGCTGAATTTCAAAGAAAAGCAATCAATAAAATGAAGGAAGTCTCAACCGGTGAAGGTAAGACTGTCTTATTCGTAAGTCATAATATGGCATCTATTCGAAGATTATGCCACACCGGAGTACTATTGGAAAACGGAACAATCAGAGAAATCGGAGGAATCGAAAAAATTACAGATCTATACATCAGGAGTAATGGTGGGGATGGACAAAAAAGCGTACATATAGAAGCTGACCCTCGAAAAGAAATCTCAATTACTGATGTCTCTATACTGGCCGAAAACAAAACAGAGGAGGATATTTATGACATTAATGATAAATTCAAAATAAAAATAAAATATACAGTTCATCGTGATATAAAGGGAACAAATATGTCTTTTTCTCTGAGTAAGGATGCAACTCTTCTTTTCAGGTCGTGGGACATAGATACAGATAAACAACTCTATGAAATGAGAAAAGCAGGTGATTATGAAGCGGATATATCTTTACCTGACTTACTAAACGTTGGGAGTTATAGCCTGACCGTTGCTTGTGGCATTATTGGAGTTGGCCCCATACAAATCATGGAAGATATTATTGTATTTGATGTGGAAAATATTATTCAAGATGGGCATACACTCAGTTATAGTAGAGGTGGAATGATAAAAATCACTCCCCCTTGGGCTACAAAAAAGATAAGTTAA
- a CDS encoding ABC transporter permease, whose amino-acid sequence MESEKEHWDIIIKPRESNFSLNFGETWKYRDLIKRYIHRDIVTAYKQTVLGPLWYIIQPLFTTIMYMFVFAGIANIPTDGLPQPLFYLSGILIWNYFAECLGRAQGTFLGNAGVFSKVYFPRMVVPISGAISTMLKLAIQVITFAVIYLYFHYAEGTNIAPNIYILLFPLLILMTACFAIGTGIIISSMTTKYRDMGILIGFLVSLWMYITPIIYPLSIMSERYSEYKWIIALNPLTPIVETFRFATMGTGEFSWASLGYSFGVTVVVLIAGIGIFNKVERNFIDVV is encoded by the coding sequence ATGGAATCTGAAAAAGAGCATTGGGATATAATAATAAAACCTCGTGAAAGTAACTTCTCTTTGAACTTCGGGGAGACATGGAAGTATAGAGACCTCATAAAGAGGTACATACATCGTGACATTGTAACAGCATATAAACAAACTGTTTTAGGCCCTCTCTGGTACATTATTCAACCTTTGTTTACTACAATTATGTACATGTTTGTTTTTGCAGGAATTGCAAATATTCCGACAGACGGCTTACCTCAGCCTTTATTTTACTTATCGGGAATTTTGATATGGAACTATTTTGCAGAATGCTTAGGCAGAGCTCAGGGAACATTTCTTGGCAATGCGGGCGTCTTCAGCAAAGTGTATTTTCCCCGGATGGTTGTACCTATTTCGGGTGCCATATCCACAATGTTGAAACTGGCTATACAGGTTATTACTTTTGCAGTGATCTACCTATATTTTCATTATGCTGAAGGAACAAATATAGCACCCAATATATACATATTATTATTCCCTCTTCTGATATTAATGACAGCTTGTTTCGCCATCGGAACAGGCATTATCATCTCTTCTATGACAACAAAATACAGGGATATGGGTATCCTCATTGGCTTTCTGGTTTCATTGTGGATGTATATAACCCCTATAATATACCCTTTGTCGATAATGTCGGAGAGATATAGTGAATACAAATGGATTATTGCATTAAATCCACTGACTCCTATCGTAGAAACCTTCAGATTTGCCACGATGGGTACAGGCGAGTTTTCGTGGGCTTCACTTGGATATAGTTTTGGTGTTACCGTGGTTGTATTGATTGCCGGGATTGGGATCTTTAATAAAGTTGAAAGAAACTTTATAGATGTAGTATAA
- a CDS encoding AMP-binding protein — MIKENLIDLYANSFKNNWELKGLSDYSEQKTLYYKDLAYEIARIHIILEEAQIKKGEKIALIGKNNIPWCVTYLAVITYGGIIVPILQDFHADSVQHIINHSEAVLLFSSSQIWDSLDEDHLPKIRGVFSVNDNSYKCLHEQKGEKLSLIVDSLDEKMKKKYPDGYKKDDIKYAKVDNSELVLINYTSGTTGFSKGVMLSANNLAGNITHAHYLKLLFRGQNIVSFLPLAHAYGCAFEFLYSLTEGSHTTLLGKAPSPKILAEAFAEIKPHLIISVPLVIEKIYKKSILPKIEKPAIKMALKIPIVRDQIYSKIRKGMMEGLGGNFHEVIIGGAALNKEVEAFLHKIKFPFTVGYGMTECAPLISYDHNYDFIPTSCGKILDNIMEVRIDSDDPYNTVGEIQVRGENVMMGYYKNEEATKASFTEDGWLRTGDLGTIDSNNRIFIRGRSKTMLLGPSGQNIFPEEIEARLNNMPFVLESLVVERNGKLVALTHPDYETMDAAHVEQEMLPAIMEENRQNLNKQLASYENITAIQIYPSEFEKTPKKSIKRYLYEN, encoded by the coding sequence ATGATTAAAGAAAACCTGATCGATTTATACGCCAATAGCTTTAAAAATAACTGGGAATTAAAAGGACTATCCGATTATTCAGAACAAAAAACATTATACTACAAAGACTTAGCTTATGAGATAGCCCGTATACATATTATACTGGAAGAAGCTCAAATAAAAAAAGGTGAAAAAATAGCCCTTATAGGAAAAAACAATATACCTTGGTGCGTCACTTACCTGGCTGTCATCACATACGGCGGCATTATAGTACCTATACTACAGGATTTCCATGCCGACAGTGTTCAGCATATCATAAATCATTCCGAAGCAGTCCTTCTGTTTTCGAGTAGCCAGATATGGGACTCTCTTGACGAAGATCACCTACCCAAAATACGAGGGGTATTCTCGGTGAACGACAACAGTTATAAATGCCTCCATGAACAAAAAGGCGAAAAACTATCGCTTATCGTCGATTCATTAGACGAAAAGATGAAAAAGAAATATCCCGACGGATATAAAAAAGACGATATAAAATATGCCAAGGTAGACAACTCAGAACTTGTACTCATTAATTATACTTCAGGTACAACGGGATTTAGCAAAGGTGTAATGCTTTCTGCAAACAACCTCGCCGGCAATATCACGCATGCGCATTACCTGAAACTTTTATTCAGAGGGCAAAACATAGTATCATTCTTGCCTTTGGCCCATGCCTATGGCTGTGCCTTCGAATTCCTGTATTCCCTTACCGAAGGTTCTCATACAACCCTATTAGGGAAAGCGCCATCTCCGAAGATACTGGCAGAAGCCTTTGCCGAAATAAAACCTCACCTAATTATTTCCGTACCTTTGGTTATAGAAAAAATATACAAAAAATCCATACTCCCAAAAATAGAAAAGCCGGCCATTAAAATGGCTCTGAAAATACCGATTGTAAGAGATCAGATATATTCAAAAATACGAAAGGGCATGATGGAAGGTCTTGGCGGCAACTTCCATGAGGTAATTATCGGTGGAGCCGCTTTAAACAAAGAAGTGGAAGCCTTTCTGCACAAAATAAAATTTCCGTTTACTGTAGGTTATGGCATGACCGAATGTGCACCTCTTATTTCATATGACCATAATTATGATTTTATTCCAACCTCATGCGGTAAAATATTAGATAATATAATGGAGGTCAGGATTGATTCCGACGATCCTTACAATACAGTAGGAGAGATACAGGTCAGAGGGGAGAATGTAATGATGGGATACTATAAGAATGAAGAGGCAACCAAAGCTTCATTTACCGAAGACGGATGGCTGCGAACAGGCGACCTGGGTACAATAGACAGCAACAACAGGATATTTATCAGAGGTCGTAGCAAAACAATGTTGTTAGGCCCAAGCGGACAAAACATATTTCCGGAGGAGATAGAAGCCCGATTGAATAATATGCCGTTTGTACTCGAAAGCCTTGTCGTAGAAAGGAACGGGAAGCTGGTTGCATTAACTCATCCCGATTATGAAACAATGGATGCCGCACATGTAGAACAGGAAATGCTTCCGGCTATCATGGAAGAAAACAGGCAGAACCTGAATAAGCAGTTGGCCAGTTACGAAAACATAACAGCAATACAGATATATCCGAGCGAGTTTGAGAAAACTCCTAAAAAAAGCATAAAAAGATATCTCTATGAAAACTAA
- the mtaB gene encoding tRNA (N(6)-L-threonylcarbamoyladenosine(37)-C(2))-methylthiotransferase MtaB: protein MIDNSIFENKKAAYLTLGCKLNFAETSAIGKQLSQVGVRRAREGEIAEICVINTCSVTEFADKKCRQAVRKLIKENPGAYVIVTGCYAQLKPEDIAGIEGVDIVLGSEQKLDVVAYLDELKKKDKGVVHTSKTNKIKSFVPSCSQDDRTRYFLKVQDGCDYFCSFCTIPFARGRSRNGTIESMVKQAQEVAAKGGKEIVLTGVNIGDFGRTTGETFFDLIRALDEVEGIERYRISSIEPNLLTDEIIDFVSKSNRFAPHFHIPLQSGSDAVLKLMRRRYDTALFRHKVEKIKAIMPDAFIGVDVIVGTRGETDEYFEETKQFLEGLDFSQLHVFTYSERPNTQALKIEHEVDPKTKHARCKVLLDLSDNKLEAFYQSQQGTQRKVLFEHAQHDNMMYGFTENYVKIETPYQASKANEIKIVTLGDFNKVKTALVEN from the coding sequence ATGATAGATAATTCGATATTTGAAAATAAAAAAGCAGCCTATCTCACATTAGGCTGCAAATTGAATTTTGCCGAGACTTCTGCTATCGGGAAGCAGCTCTCGCAAGTAGGTGTTCGTCGGGCCAGAGAAGGGGAAATCGCAGAGATATGTGTAATAAATACTTGTTCGGTTACTGAGTTTGCTGACAAGAAATGTCGTCAGGCTGTTCGTAAATTGATCAAAGAAAATCCGGGGGCATATGTAATCGTGACGGGTTGTTATGCTCAACTCAAACCGGAAGATATAGCCGGTATTGAGGGTGTGGATATTGTATTAGGCTCAGAGCAGAAGCTCGATGTAGTTGCATATTTGGATGAGTTGAAGAAGAAAGACAAGGGGGTAGTACATACATCGAAAACAAATAAAATAAAGTCGTTTGTTCCTTCCTGTTCGCAAGACGACCGTACCCGTTATTTTCTGAAAGTGCAGGACGGATGTGATTATTTCTGTTCATTCTGTACTATACCTTTTGCACGTGGGCGTAGCCGTAACGGCACTATTGAGAGTATGGTGAAACAGGCTCAGGAAGTGGCAGCAAAAGGAGGAAAGGAAATTGTGCTTACAGGAGTGAATATCGGTGATTTCGGACGTACGACAGGGGAGACATTCTTTGATCTGATAAGGGCATTAGACGAGGTAGAGGGTATTGAACGCTATCGCATATCGTCTATTGAACCAAATTTGCTGACTGACGAGATTATAGATTTTGTGTCAAAGTCGAACCGTTTTGCACCGCATTTCCATATTCCGCTGCAATCGGGTTCTGATGCAGTGTTGAAGTTGATGCGCCGCCGGTATGACACAGCATTGTTTCGTCACAAAGTGGAGAAAATAAAGGCGATTATGCCTGATGCGTTTATCGGGGTGGATGTAATTGTAGGTACAAGGGGGGAGACAGATGAATACTTCGAAGAGACTAAACAGTTTCTGGAAGGCCTTGATTTTTCTCAGCTTCACGTTTTTACATATTCTGAACGCCCGAATACGCAAGCCTTGAAGATAGAACACGAGGTGGATCCTAAAACAAAACATGCCCGATGCAAAGTTTTACTCGATTTATCGGATAATAAACTGGAAGCATTTTACCAGTCGCAGCAGGGTACACAACGTAAAGTCTTGTTTGAGCATGCTCAGCATGATAATATGATGTACGGATTTACTGAGAACTATGTGAAGATAGAAACACCATACCAGGCAAGTAAGGCAAATGAAATAAAAATAGTTACCTTAGGAGATTTTAATAAAGTAAAAACAGCACTGGTAGAAAATTAA
- a CDS encoding lysophospholipid acyltransferase family protein — translation MNGLLYYILFAWMYLHALLPFRVLYILSDILYFFVYKIAGYRLKVVRHNLQACFPEKTKQERLTIEREFYHHFCDYFVETLKLLHISDEEMQRRMQFNNVEQIKELMKDGNSALMFLGHYCNWEWVTSINLDFKQEGKILLGEIYKPLKNKAIDDLFLKIRSRFGSLAISKQDTFRVIVKLRNEGKQTLIGFMADQTPAWRNIHYWTPFLNQETPVFTGVERIAKQTGFAVVYLDMEKVKRGHYKATVRLITDDPKEEPENNITETYIRAMEKTILRNPAYWLWTHKRWKRTREEVEAMQQQK, via the coding sequence ATGAACGGACTGTTATATTACATACTATTTGCATGGATGTATTTGCACGCCCTATTGCCATTCAGGGTATTGTATATATTATCCGATATACTTTATTTTTTCGTCTATAAAATAGCCGGTTATCGATTAAAGGTAGTCAGGCATAATCTGCAAGCCTGCTTTCCGGAGAAGACCAAGCAGGAAAGATTGACCATAGAGCGGGAATTCTATCATCACTTTTGCGATTATTTTGTGGAAACACTGAAGCTATTGCATATATCTGATGAAGAAATGCAAAGACGGATGCAGTTCAATAATGTGGAGCAAATAAAAGAACTGATGAAAGATGGAAATTCCGCCTTGATGTTCCTTGGGCATTATTGCAACTGGGAATGGGTTACGTCTATCAATCTTGATTTTAAGCAAGAGGGAAAGATTCTTTTAGGTGAAATATATAAGCCGTTGAAAAATAAGGCTATAGATGACTTGTTCCTCAAGATACGAAGCCGCTTCGGCTCTCTTGCCATCTCTAAACAAGATACATTCCGGGTCATTGTAAAGCTTCGCAATGAAGGCAAGCAGACCTTGATCGGTTTTATGGCAGACCAAACACCTGCATGGAGGAATATTCATTACTGGACTCCTTTTCTTAATCAGGAAACGCCTGTCTTTACCGGAGTAGAGCGTATTGCGAAGCAAACAGGCTTCGCGGTTGTCTATCTGGATATGGAGAAAGTAAAGAGGGGGCATTATAAAGCTACCGTTCGCCTGATTACAGACGATCCGAAAGAAGAACCCGAAAATAATATTACAGAAACATATATCAGGGCTATGGAAAAGACGATTCTTCGCAATCCGGCTTACTGGCTCTGGACTCATAAGCGTTGGAAACGGACTAGAGAAGAAGTGGAAGCAATGCAACAACAAAAATGA
- a CDS encoding glycosyltransferase family 2 protein produces MKKVAVVILNWNGKVLLEQFLPSVIRYTTHPDVELVVADNGSTDDSVAFLQSVYPQITRIVLPKNYGFAEGYNKALKEVEAEYYVLLNSDVEVTDGWLLPMIDHLDNNKDIVAAQPKMLAQRDKAYFEYAGASGGFLDKYGYPFCRGRIFMHVEEDRAQYDEPIDVLWATGACLFIRSKDFFEVGGFDASFFAHMEEVDLCWRLNCRGKRIVCLPSSVVYHVGAATLKKESPRKTFLNFRNNLIMLYKNLPQENLKRVMIIRLILDYIAAIQFTLTGKYTNAKEVIRAHRDFYDNRKRYRQARCENLQKRVVREVKVIYPKSILAAYYLKWVRTFSKLQGFADL; encoded by the coding sequence ATGAAAAAAGTAGCAGTTGTTATTCTTAACTGGAATGGTAAGGTGCTTTTAGAACAATTCCTGCCTTCCGTGATACGATATACTACACATCCTGATGTGGAACTTGTTGTCGCTGATAACGGTTCAACAGACGATTCTGTCGCATTTCTTCAATCTGTATATCCTCAGATTACCCGGATTGTCTTACCTAAGAATTACGGTTTTGCCGAAGGGTATAACAAAGCCCTGAAAGAAGTGGAGGCTGAATATTATGTCCTGCTCAACTCGGATGTTGAAGTAACCGATGGTTGGCTGTTGCCTATGATAGACCATCTGGATAATAATAAAGATATAGTTGCTGCTCAACCCAAAATGCTGGCTCAGAGAGATAAAGCATATTTTGAATATGCGGGAGCATCCGGCGGATTTCTCGATAAATACGGTTATCCCTTTTGCCGAGGACGTATTTTTATGCACGTGGAGGAAGATAGGGCGCAATATGATGAGCCGATCGATGTGCTTTGGGCTACTGGTGCGTGCCTGTTTATCCGTTCTAAGGATTTTTTCGAGGTGGGAGGTTTTGATGCATCTTTCTTTGCTCATATGGAGGAGGTTGATCTTTGCTGGCGTTTGAATTGTCGGGGAAAGCGGATTGTTTGTCTGCCTTCATCGGTCGTTTATCATGTAGGTGCCGCCACATTGAAAAAAGAAAGCCCGCGCAAGACTTTTCTCAACTTCCGCAACAATCTGATTATGCTTTATAAGAATTTGCCACAAGAGAATTTAAAGAGGGTAATGATTATCCGGCTCATTCTTGATTATATTGCCGCCATTCAGTTTACTCTTACAGGTAAATATACCAATGCGAAAGAGGTTATCCGGGCACATCGGGACTTTTATGATAATAGAAAGAGGTATCGTCAGGCACGTTGCGAGAACTTGCAAAAAAGAGTGGTGAGGGAGGTTAAAGTGATTTACCCGAAAAGTATCCTTGCTGCATATTACCTGAAATGGGTGAGAACTTTTTCTAAATTACAGGGCTTTGCTGACTTATAA
- a CDS encoding DUF4294 domain-containing protein: MKRVLSVLCFLLLLSVSVKSQDEKPKTYIDIAAIYEGDTIAVVQLKPVYIFGQIKFKNNKERQEYSKLVRDVKIAYPYAKTIAYSIIETYEYMETLPTEKAKQKYLEDVQKYMMAEYKPKMKKMTKNQGKILVKLIDRECNTPSYNIVKALVGSFKAGVYNAFAGLFGNSLKTKYDPNDKDASIEAIVIQIEQGTIDYNYARNYHGFR; encoded by the coding sequence ATGAAGAGAGTTTTATCTGTACTATGTTTCCTTTTGCTTCTTTCTGTGTCGGTTAAGTCGCAGGATGAGAAGCCTAAGACATATATTGATATAGCAGCTATATATGAAGGTGATACTATTGCTGTGGTTCAGCTAAAACCTGTTTATATATTTGGACAAATCAAATTTAAAAACAATAAGGAGAGACAGGAATATTCCAAACTGGTGCGGGATGTGAAAATAGCGTATCCTTATGCTAAAACAATAGCATACTCCATCATAGAAACCTACGAATATATGGAGACTTTGCCCACCGAAAAGGCGAAGCAAAAATATCTGGAAGATGTGCAGAAGTATATGATGGCCGAGTATAAGCCTAAGATGAAAAAGATGACCAAGAATCAGGGTAAGATATTGGTAAAGCTTATCGACCGGGAATGTAATACTCCTTCATACAATATTGTAAAAGCTCTTGTCGGCAGTTTCAAAGCGGGAGTATATAATGCTTTTGCGGGGCTTTTTGGCAACAGCCTGAAAACGAAATATGACCCTAATGATAAGGATGCATCGATAGAGGCTATTGTTATTCAGATAGAGCAGGGGACAATAGATTATAATTACGCCCGTAATTATCACGGATTCAGATAA
- a CDS encoding RNA polymerase sigma factor RpoD/SigA — translation MRQLKITKSITNRESASLDKYLQEIGREDLITVEEEVELAQAIKKGDRAALEKLTRANLRFVVSVAKQYQNQGLSLPDLINEGNLGLIKAAEKFDETRGFKFISYAVWWIRQSILQALAEQSRIVRLPLNQVGSLNKISKAFSKFEQENERKPSAEELAEQLDIPVDKIADSLKVSGRHISMDAPFVEGEDNSLLDVLVNDDAPIADRTLINESLQQEIERALSTLTERESEIIKMFFGIGYQEMTLEEIGDKFQLTRERVRQIKEKAIKRLRQNSRSKLLKSYLG, via the coding sequence ATGAGGCAGTTAAAGATTACAAAGTCAATTACAAATCGTGAGAGTGCATCTCTAGACAAGTATTTGCAAGAAATTGGTCGTGAAGACCTGATTACAGTCGAAGAAGAAGTAGAATTAGCGCAAGCCATAAAAAAAGGTGATAGAGCGGCGCTTGAAAAACTTACGAGGGCTAATCTTAGATTCGTTGTATCTGTTGCAAAACAATACCAGAATCAGGGGTTAAGCTTACCCGACTTAATCAATGAGGGAAATCTGGGACTTATCAAAGCTGCAGAAAAATTCGACGAAACCAGAGGGTTTAAATTTATCAGTTACGCAGTATGGTGGATTCGCCAATCTATATTGCAGGCATTAGCAGAACAATCGCGTATCGTACGCCTTCCACTCAATCAGGTGGGCTCGCTGAACAAGATCAGCAAAGCTTTCTCCAAATTTGAACAGGAAAACGAACGCAAACCGTCTGCAGAAGAACTTGCCGAGCAATTAGACATACCAGTTGATAAAATCGCCGATTCGCTGAAAGTTTCAGGACGACACATTTCAATGGACGCACCTTTTGTCGAAGGTGAGGACAACAGCTTGTTGGATGTACTTGTAAATGACGATGCCCCAATTGCTGACCGTACGTTGATAAACGAATCGCTACAACAAGAAATTGAGCGTGCATTATCAACATTGACAGAAAGAGAAAGTGAAATTATCAAAATGTTCTTCGGTATCGGATATCAGGAAATGACCCTGGAAGAAATTGGTGATAAATTCCAACTCACACGTGAACGTGTACGTCAGATCAAGGAAAAAGCAATTAAGCGTCTACGTCAAAACTCACGAAGCAAATTACTAAAAAGCTACTTAGGTTAA